Genomic segment of Aliarcobacter trophiarum LMG 25534:
AATATTTCAAGTATAGTGGTACAAACTTTACCAAAATATCTCGATAGTGTAGTAGAAAATCTTAAAAAATCTGGTGTATGTGAGTATCATATGCATGATGAAAAAGGTAGAGTAATTGTTACTATAGAAGGTGTAAATGTAGAGGAAGAGTTAAAGAAACTTAAAGTAATTGAAGCTATTCCACATATTAGTAGTGCAGATATGCAGATGAGCTATAGCGAGGAGGAATTATCAAGTCATATGGAAGTTTTAGAAAATGCTGATTTGGTTCCAAAAGTTTTAACTGATGAAAATATCAAAGTGGAAGATATAGTATATAGAGGCGATTTAAAGAAAAAAGATTTAATAGGATTTGCCAAAATTTTTGATTCTGCAAATAAATAATAGCTGATATATAAAAATTATTAAATTAAAATTAATCTAATTTTTTTATGATTTTTGATAAACTCTCCTAAATTATTAATTAATTTAGGGGAACATATGAAAACTCTACTAAGTTCTAAAACTCTTTTAGAATTAATTACCAAACACTCTCCTGATATGCTCTGGATAAAAGATTTAGAAGGTCGTTATCTATATGCAAATAGTGCTATTTGTAATGGTTTATTAATGGCAAAGCCGGATGAAGTTATTGGAAAAACTGATGTTTTTTTTGCATTAAGAGAAAAAGAAAAATATAAAGAGGTAAAAGATTGGCATACCTTTGGAGAATTGTGTACTAATACAGATTTAGAAACTATAAAAGCCATGAAACCACTAAGATTTTTGGAACATGGAAATATAAAAGGGAAACTAACATATTTTGAAGTAGATAAAGCTCCATTTTTTGACGAACATAAGAATTTAATAGGAGTTATAGGAACAGCAAGAGATACTACTGAAGCGGTTTTATTAAAAAAGAGAAATAAACATCTTATGTATTTTGATCAACTTACAACACTTCCAAATAGACAAAAGATAATTTTAGATATTGAAAATAAAAAACCTAACTCTTCTATTGTTTTTAATATTGATAATTTTAAAGAGCTAAATAATTTTTTTGGTACACAAAATGCTGATAAAATCTTAAAAGATATAGCCCTAAGATTTATAAAATACAATTATACAACTTATAGAATAGATGGTGATGAGTTTGCTATCCTATTTTTTGATGACAGAAATCTAGATGAGCTACAAAATGAGGCAAAAAAGATTATAAAGTTATTAGATAGTGAACCTTTTTATATAGAAGATAAAACTATTTTAATCACCTTTTCAGTTGGCATTGCAAAAAGTAGTGAAAAACTTTTAACAAAAGTAGATATCGCAGTAAACAATGCAAAAACTTCAAATAATCGTATATCTTTATACGAAGAGAGTGAAAATATTGAAGAGAAATACAAAGAAAATATTGAACTTGCAACTAAAATAAAAGAAGCAATTCTAGAAAAAAGAGTTATTTGTCACTATCAACCTTTACTAGATATTGAAACAAGTGAAATATACTCTTATGATAGTTTAGTAAGAATATTAAATAAAGATGGAACTATAATATCTCCATATAAGTTTTTAGAGTTCTCAAAAAAGATAAAGCTATACTCAAGTATCACAAAGATAGTTATAAGTGAAGCTTGTAAAACATTTCAAAATAGAGATGAAAAATTCTCTATAAATCTAAGTGTTGATGATATAAAAGATAAAAATACAGTTGAATATATCTTAAAAACTATACAAGATACAAATACAGCTTCAAGGGTAA
This window contains:
- a CDS encoding EAL domain-containing protein translates to MKTLLSSKTLLELITKHSPDMLWIKDLEGRYLYANSAICNGLLMAKPDEVIGKTDVFFALREKEKYKEVKDWHTFGELCTNTDLETIKAMKPLRFLEHGNIKGKLTYFEVDKAPFFDEHKNLIGVIGTARDTTEAVLLKKRNKHLMYFDQLTTLPNRQKIILDIENKKPNSSIVFNIDNFKELNNFFGTQNADKILKDIALRFIKYNYTTYRIDGDEFAILFFDDRNLDELQNEAKKIIKLLDSEPFYIEDKTILITFSVGIAKSSEKLLTKVDIAVNNAKTSNNRISLYEESENIEEKYKENIELATKIKEAILEKRVICHYQPLLDIETSEIYSYDSLVRILNKDGTIISPYKFLEFSKKIKLYSSITKIVISEACKTFQNRDEKFSINLSVDDIKDKNTVEYILKTIQDTNTASRVTFEILESEGIENYEEVISFINQIKYLGARIAIDDFGTGYSNFEHLLRLDVDYIKIDGSLIRNIVSDDKHKLIVETIVSFAKKIGIKTVAEFVSDDNILDIIKEIGISCAQGYHIGQPRQL
- a CDS encoding chaperone NapD; protein product: MNISSIVVQTLPKYLDSVVENLKKSGVCEYHMHDEKGRVIVTIEGVNVEEELKKLKVIEAIPHISSADMQMSYSEEELSSHMEVLENADLVPKVLTDENIKVEDIVYRGDLKKKDLIGFAKIFDSANK